One Paenibacillus riograndensis SBR5 DNA segment encodes these proteins:
- a CDS encoding ANTAR domain-containing response regulator — MHSLLIIQNYKTENVTEERSSTGPDSLLRSCGYVVTAAASPEEAKLVIGDADASILNLPVTEINSWRAALMQCKTAPILWWCTTATADLSVTACGDDIMVDGILSPSMQPQEIHWILHFSARQCFERQQWLKEREQLLSRIEERKWIDMAKGILSKAKNISESEAYDLLRKQAMNERKRMVDVATSIVKVYQLLQDQT; from the coding sequence ATGCATTCCCTGTTGATTATTCAGAATTACAAAACAGAGAACGTCACAGAAGAGCGTTCATCAACAGGACCGGATTCCCTGCTTCGTTCCTGTGGTTATGTGGTCACGGCGGCAGCTTCTCCAGAGGAGGCAAAGCTGGTGATCGGTGATGCGGATGCCTCCATCCTCAATCTGCCCGTTACTGAGATCAACTCCTGGCGGGCAGCGCTGATGCAGTGCAAAACCGCCCCCATTTTATGGTGGTGCACCACAGCAACGGCTGACTTGTCGGTTACTGCCTGCGGGGATGATATTATGGTGGACGGAATTTTGTCCCCTTCCATGCAGCCTCAGGAGATTCACTGGATTCTTCATTTCAGTGCCAGGCAATGCTTCGAGCGCCAGCAGTGGCTGAAGGAGCGGGAGCAGCTGTTGTCACGGATTGAAGAGCGCAAATGGATCGATATGGCCAAAGGCATCCTCTCCAAAGCCAAAAATATCAGCGAATCCGAAGCCTATGATCTTCTTCGCAAGCAAGCCATGAATGAACGCAAGCGGATGGTTGATGTAGCTACTTCTATAGTCAAGGTGTATCAACTGCTGCAGGATCAAACTTAA
- the nirB gene encoding nitrite reductase large subunit NirB yields the protein MTDIRKKLVLVGNGMAGVRAIEHLLKLSPEAYEITIFGSEPHPNYNRIMLSSVLAGGSSMEEIIINDLEWYHSHGIRLYMGHTITSIDTAKRKVYSDKGIVMPYDELILATGSNPFMLPLPGAEKEGVIAFRDIKDCQIMQETSQSYRKAVVIGGGLLGLEAARGLLHLGMEVSVVHIHPYIMERQLDEPASVMLRKELEEQGMKFLLNKQSEAILGKKRVKGLLFADGEIADADLIVMAVGIKPNVELAQKSGVQTNRGIIVNDYMETNIPGIYAVGECAEHRGIAYGLVAPLYEQGAVLAKRLAGVPTDGYPGSVTSTKLKVSGVDVFSAGQFTERPGTRSLRYQDEIEGIYKKLVIQDDQLVGAVLFGDTGDGAQLFSMIKNGENIKGKEKELLLGVSSDALASPKGSRLEGMADDEIICGCNGVSKGAIAEAIQSGGCTSVGQIKACTKASASCGGCKPLVEGLLQLYAGDNVVTVKEGICGCTTLGRDEIVAEIRRMELKTVKEVMNVLEWNTEEGCAKCRPSLNYYLGMLWPEEYIDEKESRITNERYHANIQKDGTYSVVPRIYGGVTSPAELMKIAEVAAKFEVPLVKFTGGQRLDLLGVKKEDLPKMWEELDMPSGHAYGKTLRTVKTCVGSTFCRFGTQDAMGMGIRLEKAFERLNTPGKVKLAVSGCPRNCAEATIKDFGVVAIDGGWELHIGGNGGVHVRATDLLCVVKTDDEVIEWASAFLQYYREQAGWNERTAQWVERVGLDSIKEVLEVRENRLALQERIHTALSVTTDPWKQIVNEPELRKNFEQLSEMKTV from the coding sequence ATGACAGACATTCGCAAGAAACTCGTATTGGTGGGCAACGGGATGGCCGGGGTGAGGGCTATCGAGCATTTATTGAAGCTGTCCCCGGAGGCATATGAGATTACCATCTTCGGCTCAGAGCCGCATCCCAATTACAACCGGATTATGCTGTCCTCTGTTCTGGCAGGTGGCTCCAGCATGGAGGAGATCATTATCAATGATCTGGAGTGGTACCACAGCCATGGCATCCGGTTATATATGGGGCACACGATTACTTCCATTGATACTGCTAAGCGTAAAGTATACTCGGATAAAGGAATAGTAATGCCCTATGATGAGCTGATTCTGGCGACAGGCTCCAATCCGTTCATGCTGCCGCTCCCGGGAGCCGAAAAGGAAGGGGTCATTGCTTTCCGCGATATCAAGGACTGCCAGATCATGCAGGAAACCTCACAAAGCTACCGCAAAGCCGTGGTGATCGGCGGCGGGCTTCTGGGTCTGGAGGCGGCCAGAGGGCTGCTGCATCTCGGAATGGAGGTTTCCGTTGTACACATCCATCCCTATATCATGGAGCGACAGCTGGATGAACCGGCATCCGTGATGCTCCGCAAAGAGCTGGAAGAGCAGGGAATGAAGTTTCTGCTGAACAAGCAGTCTGAAGCTATCCTCGGCAAAAAAAGAGTGAAAGGCCTGTTGTTCGCAGACGGGGAAATCGCCGATGCGGATCTGATCGTTATGGCTGTCGGCATCAAACCCAATGTGGAGCTGGCGCAGAAAAGCGGAGTTCAGACGAACCGGGGCATCATCGTTAATGATTATATGGAAACCAATATTCCCGGAATCTATGCAGTGGGTGAATGCGCAGAGCACAGAGGGATTGCTTATGGGCTTGTGGCTCCACTGTATGAACAAGGCGCTGTTCTTGCCAAAAGACTGGCCGGGGTTCCTACGGATGGCTACCCGGGTTCCGTAACCTCAACCAAGCTGAAGGTGTCCGGTGTCGACGTCTTCTCAGCAGGCCAATTCACAGAGCGGCCCGGCACCAGATCCCTCCGGTACCAGGATGAGATCGAAGGAATCTATAAGAAATTGGTGATTCAGGATGACCAATTGGTCGGCGCCGTTTTATTCGGGGATACCGGAGATGGTGCCCAGCTCTTCTCCATGATCAAAAATGGCGAAAACATTAAAGGAAAAGAAAAGGAGCTGCTGCTCGGCGTATCCTCAGATGCGCTGGCTTCTCCCAAAGGCAGCCGGCTCGAAGGAATGGCCGATGACGAAATCATCTGCGGATGCAACGGGGTGTCCAAAGGTGCCATTGCCGAAGCGATTCAGTCCGGAGGCTGTACGAGTGTCGGCCAGATCAAAGCCTGCACCAAAGCCTCCGCATCCTGCGGCGGCTGCAAACCGCTGGTAGAAGGACTCCTGCAGCTATACGCCGGAGACAATGTGGTGACGGTCAAGGAAGGCATCTGCGGCTGCACCACACTGGGACGGGACGAAATTGTCGCTGAAATCCGGCGGATGGAGCTCAAGACCGTCAAGGAAGTCATGAACGTTCTGGAATGGAATACTGAGGAAGGCTGTGCCAAATGCCGTCCTTCTCTGAATTACTATCTGGGGATGCTGTGGCCTGAAGAATATATCGATGAAAAAGAATCCCGGATCACGAATGAGCGCTATCATGCCAATATCCAGAAGGATGGAACCTATTCCGTTGTTCCGCGGATATATGGCGGCGTAACCTCTCCGGCTGAACTGATGAAGATTGCCGAGGTCGCCGCCAAATTCGAAGTTCCGCTGGTGAAGTTCACCGGAGGACAGCGGCTGGATCTGCTCGGGGTCAAAAAAGAAGACTTGCCCAAAATGTGGGAAGAGCTGGATATGCCTTCAGGCCACGCCTACGGCAAGACGCTCCGCACAGTCAAAACCTGCGTCGGCTCGACCTTCTGCCGGTTCGGCACCCAGGATGCCATGGGAATGGGAATCCGGCTGGAGAAAGCATTCGAGCGGCTGAATACACCGGGCAAGGTAAAGCTTGCGGTATCCGGCTGCCCGCGTAATTGCGCGGAAGCAACGATTAAGGATTTTGGCGTGGTCGCCATAGACGGCGGCTGGGAACTGCACATCGGAGGCAACGGCGGTGTGCATGTGCGGGCCACGGATCTGCTCTGTGTGGTCAAAACCGATGATGAGGTCATCGAGTGGGCCAGTGCATTCCTGCAATATTACCGCGAACAGGCCGGCTGGAATGAGCGGACCGCGCAGTGGGTGGAGCGGGTTGGACTGGACAGCATCAAGGAAGTGCTGGAGGTACGGGAGAACCGGCTTGCCCTTCAGGAGAGAATCCACACTGCGCTTAGTGTGACAACCGATCCCTGGAAGCAGATTGTAAATGAGCCGGAGCTGCGGAAAAATTTCGAGCAGTTGTCCGAAATGAAGACGGTATAG
- the nirD gene encoding nitrite reductase small subunit NirD produces MTKMLVGKVTDIDIKGSRIVRVGDHEIALFRLSDGEVLAVENKCPHKGGALSEGMVCGSKVHCPLHDWRIDLHTGVVQEPDHGHVVTYEVEVDQSNGSIYLSERSL; encoded by the coding sequence ATGACCAAAATGCTGGTGGGCAAGGTAACAGATATTGATATTAAGGGCTCCCGTATCGTCAGGGTAGGTGACCATGAGATTGCACTGTTCCGCCTGTCGGATGGAGAGGTGCTGGCGGTTGAGAACAAGTGCCCGCATAAAGGCGGAGCCTTGTCGGAGGGAATGGTCTGCGGTTCAAAGGTGCATTGCCCGCTCCACGATTGGCGTATTGATCTGCACACCGGTGTGGTCCAGGAACCGGATCATGGCCATGTAGTTACGTATGAGGTCGAAGTGGACCAGAGCAACGGTTCAATCTATCTGTCGGAGAGAAGCCTATGA